In Brachybacterium saurashtrense, the genomic stretch CCGTGCCGGGACCAGGTGCGGGGCGGGTTTGACCCGCCGGGTGAGATCCCGGGGCAGGGGGCGCGGCCGTGCGCGGGGCGGCACCTCGAGCGGCCGACGGGATCCGGCGAGGTCGAAGCCGTCCTCGCCGAGGGTCCGCTCCGGGGCGAGGGTGTGCGCGGCCAGGACCTCGGCCACGCCCTGCCCGGGCTCGGCCCGTGCGGCGGCGAGGTGGGCGAGCAGGGCGTGCGGTGCGACGGCCTCCTCGGCACGGCGCCGTGTGCGCACCACCACGAGCCGCTCCGCCCCGTGCAGGCCTCGCAGCCCGGCATCCGTGGCCAGCGCCGCCAGGCGCGCGGGCGGGAGGATCCGGGCACCGAGCGCGGTGAGCGCCTCCGCCTCCGCCGCGTCCCACACCACGCCGGTGGCGGCGTCGTCGCGGTCGGCGCCCCACCACAGCACGTCCCCGCCGCGCGGCAGCAGCTGGGCGGGCCGGCTGCAGGTGCGCCAGGCGGCGCTCGCCTCCGGGCGGGCGAAGGGGGAGGCCGCCCGGCCGCCCGCGGCCTCGACCATCTGCGCCAGCTCGCGGGTGCCGAGCACGCGGGAGTCCTCGAGGGTGTCGAGCACCTCCCGCAGCACCTGCAGGTGCTGCGAGGCCCGGGTGAGCTCCGGCGCGCCCTGCCCGAGGGCCCGCAGCCGCGCGCCCAGCGCGTCGGTCGCCTCCCGCACCCGCGGCGGGGTCAGCGCCTCCGGCGGGATCGGGGCGGCGACCAGGGCGGCGAGCGCGGCGACGAACTCGCGCCCGCCGGCCGCCATCCCCTTGTCGGCCGCGATCGCCGCCAGCGCCCGCCGCCAGTGCGCCCCGCCGATGCCGGGCTCCTGCGCGAGGGCGTCCAGCAGCCGGGCCCGGGCACGGGCGGGGACGAGGCCCACGTGCTCCCGCCCGCCCTCCGGGGCGTCCAGCACGCGCAGATCGAGCAGGGCGGCGAGCTGCTGCACGTCCACCGGGGCGAGGGCGACGGAGAGGAACAGCGGCAGGATCTGCAGGGCCGTGCGGTGCGCGGCCGGTGCGGCGACGCCGAGGGCGGGCAGGCCGCGGCGGTGCAGCTCCTGGTCCAGCAGCACGGTGTCCGCCCCGGCGAGCACCTGCAGCGGTGCGCCGTCACGGCCGGCGAGGAACCGGGCGGCGGTCTCGGCCGCGGCCCATTCGTCCTCCGCCTCCACGAGCAGCAGCGCGGGGGAGCGCCCGCCCGCGGCCTCGGCGGGCTCGCGCCGCACCCCGGCCCGCTCCAACAGGGACAGCAGGCGCGGCCACAGGCCGGGCAGCTCCTCCGGGGGCTCGTGGCACACCAGCACCTCGAGGCCCAGCGGCCAGGTGACCTCCTGCTCGAGCACGTCCACCAGCTCGCGCAGGTCGTCCGCCGCGCCGGGCCGGGCCGCGGAGTGCCGGGCCTCGATCGCGCACAGCGCCGCGATCCGCTCCGGGAGCCCGTCGCGGGGGACCAGCCGGGCGCCCGCCTCGACCGCGGCGTCCCGCCACCGCAGCAGCGCGGCCGTGGTCGCCCACGGGTCCGCGGCGGCGGAGTCCCGCACCCAGGCAGGAGCGGCGGCGGCCAGGGCGCGGGAGTACTCCGCCACGCGCACCGCCTGCTCCACGGGCGGCCGGGTCAGGCCCAGCCGGTTCTGCAGCAGCTGCACCAGCGCGCGCGGCCCCATCCGCGCCGCGCCCCGGGCGCCGCCCCCGTCGGCCCAGGCGGCGCCGTCGAGCGACCAGCCGAACTCGATCCGCATGCGCCACCCCTCCGTCGCAGGTCGCAGACCCGGGCGG encodes the following:
- a CDS encoding PD-(D/E)XK nuclease family protein; the encoded protein is MRIEFGWSLDGAAWADGGGARGAARMGPRALVQLLQNRLGLTRPPVEQAVRVAEYSRALAAAAPAWVRDSAAADPWATTAALLRWRDAAVEAGARLVPRDGLPERIAALCAIEARHSAARPGAADDLRELVDVLEQEVTWPLGLEVLVCHEPPEELPGLWPRLLSLLERAGVRREPAEAAGGRSPALLLVEAEDEWAAAETAARFLAGRDGAPLQVLAGADTVLLDQELHRRGLPALGVAAPAAHRTALQILPLFLSVALAPVDVQQLAALLDLRVLDAPEGGREHVGLVPARARARLLDALAQEPGIGGAHWRRALAAIAADKGMAAGGREFVAALAALVAAPIPPEALTPPRVREATDALGARLRALGQGAPELTRASQHLQVLREVLDTLEDSRVLGTRELAQMVEAAGGRAASPFARPEASAAWRTCSRPAQLLPRGGDVLWWGADRDDAATGVVWDAAEAEALTALGARILPPARLAALATDAGLRGLHGAERLVVVRTRRRAEEAVAPHALLAHLAAARAEPGQGVAEVLAAHTLAPERTLGEDGFDLAGSRRPLEVPPRARPRPLPRDLTRRVKPAPHLVPARLSYSQAEDLLGCRQKWTYKNGLQIRPASIAQVPTGNRMIGTLVHAVVEALAQREDRTGPPGAQRVREEIDAQVPRLASELLLPGREVELAGMREQAVRSLVEFFDRLAAAGLVITAVESRFEEALTLPLRRGEVTVPFVGFRDVDAEDADGRPVVIDLKWTFAAKKYPDLFETGEALQLAAYARPLHDRHVDVGYYLLAQGEFVAANPALDPHGRPTLDVVDLWRRGVDGMTAALDAIGDGEVDARSGQILRDAGQDLATPRTAAKTTYERAREAARAEGALVVDARCDYCEFSLLCGMRGDAS